CGGACGCAATTCGCAATGGTACGACCACCCTGATTGACCATCACGCCAGTCCCAACGCGATTGACGGCTCGCTTGACGCGATTGCGGATGCGGTGCTCGAATCCGGCTTGCGCGCATCGTTGTGCTACGAAGTGACGGATCGGAATGGCAGCGCGGGTGCAAGAGCCGGGATCGAGGAAAATATCCGGTTCATCAAACGAATTCGCCATTCGCCATTCGCCATTCGCCAGCGCCTCGGCGCTTCGTTCGGCTTGCACGCATCGTTCACCGTGTCTGACAAAACATTGGAAAAGTGTCTCGATGAAGTTGAGGGGTTGCCCACCGGCTTTCACGTTCACGTTGGCGAAGACGTTGCGGACGAGGATGATTCACTGAGCAAGTACGGAATGCGCGTCGTAGATCGCTTGCACGCGCGCGGTGTGCTTGGCGCGAAATCTATCGCGGTGCATTGCGTCAACGCGGACATCGGCGAAATCGAATTGCTGCGCCAAACGAAAACGCACGTCGCGCACAATCCGCGCTCGAATATGAACAACGCGGTCGGCGTTGCCGACATCCTGGGTATGTTGCGGCGCGGCGTGAATGTCGGCTTGGGCAACGATGGGTTCTCCAACAATCATTTTGCGGAAATGAAATTCGCGTACCTCTTGCACAAAGCCACGCGACGCGATCCGCGTGTGATGGGCGCGGACCAGGTTTTGCAAATGGCGTACGCGAACAATGCAAACATCGCGCAAGTGTTTTGGAAGCCGCGTGTAGGCGAGTTGTCGGTCGGCGCGTTCGCGGACATTATCCTCCTCGACTATGTTCCATTCACGCCGTTGACTGCTGGCAATTTCCCGTGGCAACTCATTTTTGGCATTGATGGCGGACATGTCACGCACACAATTTGCGCCGGCAAACTGCTGATGAAAGACCGCGAACTGCTCACGCTCGACGAAGAAGCGATTGCGGCGCGAGCGCGTGAACGCGCGGCGCAAGTTTGGAAGCGCGTGCAAACGATGTAGCCGGTGTGTCGGATCGGCAATCCCAATTTCCAACATCTGATTTCCAATCTCGATCATGTCTCTCTTTTCCCAAATCCGCATTCTCATCAAAGGTTCCGGCGACCTCGGCACCGGCGTGGCGTGGCGGTTACACAAGACTGGATTTCCCGTCGTTATCACCGAACTTGCCCAGCCACTCGTTGTCCGCCGCACGGTCGCATTTGCGAGCGCGGTGTACGACGGCGCGATCACGGTTGAGGGCGTCACCGCGCGCCGCGCTGAATCATTCGAACACGCGCGCACACTTTTGGGTGCGGATGTGATTCCGGTGTTGGTTGATCCAGAGATGCGCGCGTGCGAATTTTTTGCGCCCCGCGTGTTGATTGATGCGGTCATGGCGAAGCGCAACACCGGCACGCGCATCACGGACGCGCGCTTGGTGCTCGCGCTCGGTCCGGGATTTATACCGGGCGTGAACTGTCACGCGGTCGTCGAAACGCGTCGCGGGCACAACCTGGGACGCGTGTGGTGGCATCGCGCGGCGGAAGCGAATACGGGCACGCCGGGCGAAATCGGCGGCAAGAGCACGGAACGCGTGCTACGCGCGCCGGTGGATGGGCGCATCATCGCGTTGCGTGAGATTGGCGATTACGTCGCGACGGGCGAAGTGATCGCGCGCGTGAGTGGTGCCGATGTGAGTGCGCCGTTCGATGGAATCTTGCGCGGACTCGTGCACGCGAGTTTGCCGGTTCACGCGGGCATGAAAATCGGCGACGTGGACCCGCGCGCAAATCGCGAGACGTGTTTTACGATCAGCGACAAGTCGCGCGCGATTGGCGGCGGCGCGCTCGAAGCGATTCTCACGTGGATGAATGGAAACCAGAATTCAGAATAAAAAAACTCTTCGAGAAATCGAGGAGTTTGTTTTTTTGCGGCGGTTGGCGGTCCGTCGTCGTCGGTCACTTTGCCAGCGGACGTGAATCTTTTTGTGCGCTTTGCCAACGCTCGAAAAAAAATCGGAACATTGCCCAGAGCACGCCGACAATTGGAATGCCAAAAAACGCGCCCCAAAATCCGGCGACCTTGACACTCAGAAAAATCGCCGCGAGCACGAGTAGCGGGTGCATATCGAGCGAGTCGCTCAACAGCCGCGGCATGATCACGTTCGTGATGACGAATTGATAGATGAACAGCGCGACCAAAACCCAGATGGTCAGATTCGGCGCTTGAATCAACGCGACAAAGAGCGGCGGCAGGAGCGCGAGGAACGGACCGACCAAGGGAATCAGCATGAACAGCCCAGCGAACAAACTGATGACGAGTGAGAAATTCAATCCCAGGATCGTCATGACCAGCAATGTGCCAATGCTGATGGCGATAGATTGAATCAACTGACCGCGCATGAATCCGCCGAACGTGCGATCCACACTGCGCGCAAAAAAACTCGCTTCGTCTTTATATTCCGAGGGAATGACATCCCTGATCACGGCGCGCAAGCGCGGACCATCCAGTGTAAAGTAAAATCCCAGGATCAACACGAACAAAAAATTCGCGACAAAGCCGAGCAGACTAGTGAAAATGCCGAGCGCGTTTTGCACGATGGCGGTAACGTACCCTTGCAAACTATTGACCGCGGCGCGCAGCGCCTCGTCTATTTTGATCGGCGCGCCAATGCGCGCGAGCCGATCTTCGAGCCACGCCATTGCCGGCGGCGCTTGCGACGCGAGCGCCGGCAAGCGCCGCGCGATATCCGACAATTGTTGAATCGCGATCGGCGCGAGCAATGCAATGCCAATCACAATGATGAGGGCGAACGCGAGATAAATGATCGCGATGGATGCCGCGCGCGGCAGGCGAAAGGAGGAATTCTCGCCGAGCCACGAGACAATCGGGTTGAGGATGAACGACACGAGCCAACCGAGCAGGAACAACAACAATACGTCGGCATAGTCGCTCAAGAGATGCCACACCATTTGCGCGACGATGAGCGTGATGAGGATGATGATGAGCACGAGCACGATGTTGATGAGTTGATTGCGTTCCACGAATTACTTTCTCGGTGAAAAGCCGCGGCGCGCGCGCACGAGACTCCCGATGAACAACGTTACAGCCAGCACGAACGTAGCGCCGAATCCGCCCAACAAAGCCCAGGGCAAATCGTTTGTCCCATCTGCTTGCACTTGAAAACCATCGAGCGCGATTTCGCCCCCTTGTCCGGCAACTACTTCGAGTTTGTGCGAACCGCGTAATAGATTTTTCGCAATCGGCAAATGAACCTGGGCTTGATCGTTCGGCGCGGACAAATCAATGTAGCTGTTCCCATTCGTGTCGAGCGGCAGGTTGGGCACGCGCTGTCCGTCGAGCGTCACCCACGCGCGTCCTTCGGTCGGTCCGCGGCGCATCACTAGTTCGATGCCGTCGCCCCAGAACCGAATCGTTGCGCGCGCGCCGGGCTGGCGCGTCACGAGTTCGCGTCCCAGGTTTGCGCGCGGGGTCAAGTACGGTTGCCACACGCCGCTGTACTCGATGGCGGGATTCGTCTCTTGATAACAACCGGGTTGCGCGACCGCCGCGGGCGAAGCCAGGTCTTTCAACCGATAATACACCAGGCGCGGCGTAAAGTCCACGTCCACCATTCGAAAATAATAATCGGAACGATCCGGCGTCATGTCGCCGACCTGGCGAAAATACCAAATGTTGACGACGCCCAGCCAAGCCCATTTCGCGCGCGCGTCGCTGATGCCGCGCAACGTGTACTCGGCTTGTTGTTGCTCGGTGACACGTCCCCAGACGAGTTGGTCATTCTTGAAATCCGGCGGCGACGCGTTCCAACCGTACTCGTTGATCCATATCGCTTTGTGCGCGTCGTTATTCTGCTCCATGATTTGCCGCGCGAGCGCGACGCGTTGAAAGTTGAGTTTGTTCGGATCGGGCGGATCGTCGGGCGACGCGCGCAAGCCGAACGCGTTTGCGGAGAGAATGTCGAAATAGTCTTTCGCGCCGGCTTGGTACAGTGCGGTGAGATAATCGAGGTCATTCATGTGCCGCCACTGATCGGACGTGGCGTCCCAGCCCTCGCCGAGCGTGATCGCGAGCGGCGCGGACAGTACGCGGATGCTGGGGTCGGCGGCTTTGGCGCGTTGGTACGCGATTTCCAACAAGGCGGCGTAACCTGCCGGGTCCACCGGGCGATTGCCCCATTCCGGAAAAATATTCGGCTCGTTCCAAATTTGGATAAAGTGGATACGTCCCAAATAACGCCGGACGAACGCGTCCACAAAATCGCCGTAATCGTTGAAATTGTCCGGCGGTGATTGCGGCAGGTTCTTGTCTTTGCGCGCCCATGCCGGGGGACGATCCAAACGCGCGATGATTTGGACGCCGTACTTTTCAAACGTCGCGACGATTTGATCCGACTTGTCCCAATCGAAACTATTTTTGCGTTTCTCGATTTCTTCCCAGGAAAATTCTTGCTTTGCCCACACGATGCCGGCTTCGCGCGCCATCCGCACCGTGCGATCGCGTTTCCATTCTTCCACTTCGCGGTCGAGGAAAAAATTCGCGCCATACGGATTCACGTCGGTGTCGGGAATGACGCGCGCGGGCACAATCGCCGGACCGGGGTTATGCGACTGGACCCACGTGGCAACGCTCCACGACAAACCGACGAGCGAGGCGAGCACAATCAGCGCGAGGAAAAATCGAAAGAGGCGATCTCGAAATCTCAAGGTTTGGACTCCTTTGATTTCATCTTAACACAAGGCGTGGCGCGCGTCAAAAAAGTAAGAGCGAGGCATTTGCCCAATCAAGATTCTCCAATTCACGCGACTCGTTTTGCAGGTGCGTTGCTTGAAGATGGGCGGTTATGCAAATGCCTCGCCCCTACGTCAAACCCAACCAACAATTTTGCTGTACACGTACGCGCCAAACTCGTAACAAAAAATCGTCAAGCGCGAGTGCGTTTGAACCGCCTTCCAGCCGTACGCCGGTTCGCCCGAGGCGATGACGGAGAGCCAGTGAAAATTGCGCCAGCCCATCTTGCGCGCAGTTGCGACCGCGCGCCGCGTGTAGAGGTCGAGTGTGACGAGCGTCGGCTGACCCAGGTTTTCGCGTTCGATAATGTCGTGCGCGAACCGCAGATTTTCCCAAGTGTTGATCGAACGATCTTCGCCGATGAGATTCGCGCGCGGCACGCCCCGCTGTGCGGCGTAAGCGATCATCACCGCCGCGTTCGTGACGCCGAGGCGCTGATTGTCGCCGGTGCACATGATGAGTTTCGCGTGCGGAAATTTCTGCCACCACGCGATCGCTAACTCGATTTGCGCGATGGTCGGGCGGGTGGGGCGGGTGCGATCGCGCAACGCGTACGATGGAATGATGAAACAATCGGGTCGCGTGGGCGGCGCGTCGGGGATGCGCCAGCGTGCCGCGATCATTGATTCGGCACGTCGCCGCTGTGCACGGACGCGAGCATTTGGTCCACCGGTACGTAATCATCGGTGAGCGTGATGAGTGGCGCTTCGTTGAGCATCGTCCGAATGCGTTCGTCGCTGGCGAGCGTGCGCGCGAATAACGCATCGCCATCGCCGCCATCGAATTGCGCGACGGCATTCAGGTCGAGTTCCTTGTCGGCGCCGACCAGGACAAAGAAACTGCGCGAGGCATGTCGCCAATCGGGATTGCCTTCGGCGAGATAAACGTACTTGAAGGTCTTGGTCAGCGTGTAATAGTACGCGCGCACAAACTCGCCGCGCGCGCCGTCAATGATGTTGACGACGTACATACCGTCGTCCGCCAGCCACGCGCGGACGCGGTCGTTGAACTCTTTCGTCGTCAGATGGTACGGCACGGAATAGTGATTGAACGCGTCGCCCAGGATCAAATCGTATTTGCGATTGGGTGGGCGCGTAAAAAACAAGCGCGCATCTTCGTTGAACGTCACGATCTTGGCTTCGCGGTTAAGCGCGAGCCGATCGTACGCAACCTGGGTCACGCCCGGGTCAATCTCGACGACGTGCATCTCACTCCCAGGATATTCGGCGTCCATGTACCTTGCGAATGTATAGCCGCCGCCGCCAATCATCAACACACTCAACTGCGGATCGTACGCTTTGCGGGACTGCGCCACCTCGGCGTAGATTTTTTCATAACCGTAGACTAGATGCTTGGGATCATCCAATTGCACGAAACTGTGTACGAGGTGGTCGAGCACGAGCTGGCGAACTGGGTGTCCTTGCTCTTCGATGTCGTACAGTTTGATGCAAAAATAATTCGTCTCGACGACGCACGGACCTTTGAGCCAGCCGTCGTTCGACGCGTACGTGGACGCGCCCGCGACGATCAACGCGGAAAGCAACATCGCTTGCCAACGTCCCGCGAGCAAAAAGAGCAAGCCCATCACGAACAAGATTCCGGCGACGCCCCACACAATCGCGTACGTGCCGAACCACGAAATCAGCACAAAGCCGGTGAGGAAAGTGCCGACGATACTCCCTGCCGCGCCGGCGGCGTATATCATCCCCACCGTGCTTCCCGTTTTCGCGAGATCGCTCACCGCGAGTTTCGCGACGATGGGCGAAATCATTCCCAGGATCGTGCATGGCACGAGGAACAACGCGCCGGTCAGCAGAACGATTTCCGCGACGATCGGAATATCGAGCGGTGTGATCGGATCGAGGCGATCCATCGCGAGGATGCCGAGCGATGTGAGCGCCGACGCAAAGTAAACGATGCCGAGCAACCTGAGCGAACCCCACTTGTCCGCGAGCATGCCGCCGATGTAATTGCCGAGACTGATCCCCGCGAGCACCACGCCGATCACACTCGTCCACGTGTAGAGCGACGAGCCAACGTGCGGTGCGATCATGCGCCCGGCGACCAGTTCGATCACCATGATGCACGCGCTCGAAACGAAAACGATCAAGTTCGGTTGCCACAGCCACAGGTTGCGCTTGGCGGGGGATGACGTAGCACTAGACATAGTACGACTCCTGTGAATTGAATTTGTCCGATACGCAATACGATCCACATTATACACGAAATCGCGTCCAGACCTTCCAGGTTTTAGAAACCTGGAAGGTCTGGACGCTGCCGCAATTCCGCTACGCGCGTTTTCACGCTCGCGAGCAACGCGCGAATTTGTTCCTCGCTTGCCGCGCCGCCGCCCTGCGCGAGTTTCGCATCGCCGCCGCCGCGCCCAGCAATGTCCGCGAGCAACGCGCGAATCAGCGCGTTCGCGTTCACGCCGGTGTCCGCCGCGCACGCGACGGCGACACCGAGTTTGCCGCCCGCGCGCGTGACGAGCACGGCGACGATGCCCGGTTCGTTTTGCAGCGCACTAGCGATCGCGCGCACGGCTTGCGCCGCGCGTTCGCCTTCGTCCGCCACGATGAGATTGAGCGCGTCGAGCGATTCGGCGTGCGCGATCAATTCGCGCGTGTGATTGTGCAGGCGTGCTTCTTCGAATTGGGCGAGCGCGGTTTGGGCGGCGCGCAACTCGTCGCGTTGGCGTTCGAGCGCGGCGACGATGCCTTCGGGTCCGGTGCTGAACGAGAGACCGACCTGGGTGACGATGGTTTGGTACTGTTGGAAAAATTCAAGCGCGCGCGTGCCTGCCGCGAAATAAATGCGCGTCTTGTCGTTTCGTCGCTCGGTCTTGAGAATCTTGAGTACACCGATCATTCCGGTGCGCGGGCAATGCGTGCCGCCGCACGCGGAGTAATCGAGTTGGTCAATCTCGACGATTCGGATTTGCCCGGTCACCTTGGGCGGACGGCGCAACGGCACGGACGTGATATTCGCTTCGCTGACCCAGTACGATTTGATCGCGCGGTCTTGGTAAATGATCACGTTCGCAAAATTTTCGACGCGCGCGAGATTCTCTGCGCTGATCGCGTTCGTGTTCAAGTCGAGCGTCGAAGCCGAATCAATGTTGATGTTGACCGCGACGGTTTCGAGGTCGAGTTCATGCTCGAATGCTTGCGACAAGAGATGTTGACCCGAATGGTGTTGTATAAATGCGAATCGCCGCGCGCGATCAATCCGCGCGGGCAACGCGTCGCCATTTACCTCGCGATCAACGATGTGCAGAACATCGCCCGCGTCGTTCGTCACGACATCGGTCACGCGCGCATCGCCGAGGGTTCCCGTGTCGTGTTCCTGTCCGCCGCCGGTCGGATAAAAGTACGTCGCGTCGAGTACCACCGCGCGGCGACCATCGGGCAAAACCGTTTTGCCGGTGATGTGCGCGGTGAATTCGAGTGTGAGTGGATCGTCGAGGTACGCGAGTCGAGTGGGCATGAGATACTCCGTCGGGATACGGAAAAAGTGATGCGTATTTCGTATTGCGTACTAGTGCGCGGGTTTGACCGCCGACCAATCGGCGGTCGGCGGTCATTTCAAAACTTGATCACGCGAAAACTTTCCGCGTAAAACTCGCCATCGAAATCAGCGCGGCGCATACGGTCGCGCAAGCGTTTCTCCAGCGCGGCGAAATCTTTGATTTGACTGCGATGTTCGCGCAACGCGGCGAGTTTGATGTCGAACGTGTCGTTGACCGCGACCCACAGATTCGGTTCCTGGGTCACGCACAGCCACACTTCTTTTGGCGCGTGCGGTTCGAGTCCTTCGCCCAACAATTCGGGAAAGTACATCCGATTGCCCGCGGCGGGAAACACGGCGTCGAGCGTTGCCGCGCCGGCGGCGCGATGATCGGGATGGTTGATGCCGTTCGGGCGAATGTACGAGAGCGGATCCCCGGTGACGACGACGTGCGGCTTGAATCGTCGAATCTCGCGCACGATGGCGCGGCGCACGTCGAGTGTGTTGAACAGTTCGCCGTCGTGATAATCGAGAAACACGACATCCTGCGCGCCGATGACGCGCGCGGCGGCGCGTTGCTCGCCTTGCCGATCTATGCACAAATCTTCCGGCGTCATGTCGGGATTGTCGCTCCCTTTGTCGCCGCACGTCAGCAAGAGGTAGCGAATGACCCGACCTTGCCTTGCCCACTTTGCCAATGTTGCGCCGCAGAAAAATTCTGGATCATCGGGATGCGCGAGCACAACCAAAACACGTTGGGGTTCGTTTTCCATGCGATTGACCTCGAAGAAAAATTATGCGGGTTGTAGTGTACTCGCCTTGGGCATTCCGGTCAACTGAGTCGCAATGGGCAAGATAGAATCTTGCCCCACAAGAATCCGGTCAACGGAGTCGCAATGGGCAAGATAGAATCTTGCCCCACAAGAATCCGGTCAACGGAGTCGCAATGGGCAAGATAGAATCTTGCCCCACAAGAATCCGGTCAACTGTGGCGCAAGATTCCATCTTGCGTTACGGGAAATTCCGTTTCGCGGGAAAATGATTATAATGCGCTTGTGATTATTGATTCGCACACACATCTTTTTTCGCCGGAGGTGATCGCACAGCGCGAGCGGTACGCCGCGCGCGACGCGTTCTTTGGCGCGCTGTACAGCGGCGCGGTCGCGCGGATGGTTGGCGCGGACGAATTGATCGCGGCGATGGACGCGGCAGGAGTGGATCGCGCGGTCGTCGCCGGGTGGTGCTGGCAAGCGAATGAAATTTGCGTCGAGCAAAATTCGTGGCTGATGGACATCGCGCGACAATATCCCGATCGCGTGTCCGTGCTTGCGACCGTGCAACCGAATGCGGGCGCGGATGCGATCCGTGAATTACATCGGTGTGTTGAAGGTGGTGTGGTTGGCGTTGGCGAGCTGAACGCGGACGGGCAGGGCTTTCGACTCGACGATCCTGGGCTGATGAACCTCGCGCGCGAATTGTCCGACCTGGGTCTGCCGTTGATGCTGCACACGAACGAGCCGGTTGGACATGTGTACCCAGGCAAGGGCAAACTTGCACCCGCCGAAATCTACGCGTTCGTCAAAGCGTTTCCCGATTTGCGAATCGTGCTCGCGCATTGGGGCGGCGGGTTTCCGTTCTACGAGTTGATGCGCGAGGTACGCAAGATCGCGCGCAATGTGTTCTACGATTCCGCCGCGTCGCCTCTGCTGTACGACATCGGAATTTTTCGCGCGGTGACGAACATCGTCGGCAGCGACAAGATTTTATTCGGCAGTGATTTCCCGTTGCTGCTGTACCCGAAACGTCAGCGCGAGCCGAGCATGGACCTGTTTTTGAACGACATCCGCGCGGCGGGATTGAGCGACGATGACCTCCGCAACATTCTCGGCGAAAACGCGATGCGCGTGGTCGGGGCAAGGCATTTGCAAAATCGCGCCACTGATGTAAAGTGACGCGGGCTTGATTATGGATTCTTACCGACAAGCGATTGAGCCAATGCCTTGCCCTTACGAAATCCCGCACGCGCAAAAGTTTGTCAAAACAAAATCACTGTGATATAATGAACTTGTTTGACACGAAATCCTCATCTACGAAGGAGTAGCGCAGTGCTAGACCGTTACGGCATGGTCGGCATCTTTGCCGTCATGGCATTGATTTTCCCCGTTATTCCCCTTTTAATGGCGTGGGTCGTTCGTCCCAAAAAGCCCAACAAGTCCAAATCTGCCACGTACGAATGTGGTCTCGAATTCGAAGATTTTCCTGAAGAGGCGCAGAATGTCTGGGTGCAAT
This sequence is a window from Chloroflexota bacterium. Protein-coding genes within it:
- the ssnA gene encoding putative aminohydrolase SsnA, which translates into the protein MLITNGTVIMLGAQNRVIENGGVYVRGDKIADIGTTKLLLTNYPDAERLDARGKLIMPGSIVGHTHFYGAFARGMAIPGSAPANQPRNFPQILENLWWKIDRALTLDDCKLSALVCLADAIRNGTTTLIDHHASPNAIDGSLDAIADAVLESGLRASLCYEVTDRNGSAGARAGIEENIRFIKRIRHSPFAIRQRLGASFGLHASFTVSDKTLEKCLDEVEGLPTGFHVHVGEDVADEDDSLSKYGMRVVDRLHARGVLGAKSIAVHCVNADIGEIELLRQTKTHVAHNPRSNMNNAVGVADILGMLRRGVNVGLGNDGFSNNHFAEMKFAYLLHKATRRDPRVMGADQVLQMAYANNANIAQVFWKPRVGELSVGAFADIILLDYVPFTPLTAGNFPWQLIFGIDGGHVTHTICAGKLLMKDRELLTLDEEAIAARARERAAQVWKRVQTM
- a CDS encoding EF2563 family selenium-dependent molybdenum hydroxylase system protein is translated as MSLFSQIRILIKGSGDLGTGVAWRLHKTGFPVVITELAQPLVVRRTVAFASAVYDGAITVEGVTARRAESFEHARTLLGADVIPVLVDPEMRACEFFAPRVLIDAVMAKRNTGTRITDARLVLALGPGFIPGVNCHAVVETRRGHNLGRVWWHRAAEANTGTPGEIGGKSTERVLRAPVDGRIIALREIGDYVATGEVIARVSGADVSAPFDGILRGLVHASLPVHAGMKIGDVDPRANRETCFTISDKSRAIGGGALEAILTWMNGNQNSE
- a CDS encoding AI-2E family transporter, whose product is MERNQLINIVLVLIIILITLIVAQMVWHLLSDYADVLLLFLLGWLVSFILNPIVSWLGENSSFRLPRAASIAIIYLAFALIIVIGIALLAPIAIQQLSDIARRLPALASQAPPAMAWLEDRLARIGAPIKIDEALRAAVNSLQGYVTAIVQNALGIFTSLLGFVANFLFVLILGFYFTLDGPRLRAVIRDVIPSEYKDEASFFARSVDRTFGGFMRGQLIQSIAISIGTLLVMTILGLNFSLVISLFAGLFMLIPLVGPFLALLPPLFVALIQAPNLTIWVLVALFIYQFVITNVIMPRLLSDSLDMHPLLVLAAIFLSVKVAGFWGAFFGIPIVGVLWAMFRFFFERWQSAQKDSRPLAK
- a CDS encoding beta-galactosidase; its protein translation is MRFRDRLFRFFLALIVLASLVGLSWSVATWVQSHNPGPAIVPARVIPDTDVNPYGANFFLDREVEEWKRDRTVRMAREAGIVWAKQEFSWEEIEKRKNSFDWDKSDQIVATFEKYGVQIIARLDRPPAWARKDKNLPQSPPDNFNDYGDFVDAFVRRYLGRIHFIQIWNEPNIFPEWGNRPVDPAGYAALLEIAYQRAKAADPSIRVLSAPLAITLGEGWDATSDQWRHMNDLDYLTALYQAGAKDYFDILSANAFGLRASPDDPPDPNKLNFQRVALARQIMEQNNDAHKAIWINEYGWNASPPDFKNDQLVWGRVTEQQQAEYTLRGISDARAKWAWLGVVNIWYFRQVGDMTPDRSDYYFRMVDVDFTPRLVYYRLKDLASPAAVAQPGCYQETNPAIEYSGVWQPYLTPRANLGRELVTRQPGARATIRFWGDGIELVMRRGPTEGRAWVTLDGQRVPNLPLDTNGNSYIDLSAPNDQAQVHLPIAKNLLRGSHKLEVVAGQGGEIALDGFQVQADGTNDLPWALLGGFGATFVLAVTLFIGSLVRARRGFSPRK
- a CDS encoding YdcF family protein, which translates into the protein MIAARWRIPDAPPTRPDCFIIPSYALRDRTRPTRPTIAQIELAIAWWQKFPHAKLIMCTGDNQRLGVTNAAVMIAYAAQRGVPRANLIGEDRSINTWENLRFAHDIIERENLGQPTLVTLDLYTRRAVATARKMGWRNFHWLSVIASGEPAYGWKAVQTHSRLTIFCYEFGAYVYSKIVGWV
- a CDS encoding fused MFS/spermidine synthase codes for the protein MSSATSSPAKRNLWLWQPNLIVFVSSACIMVIELVAGRMIAPHVGSSLYTWTSVIGVVLAGISLGNYIGGMLADKWGSLRLLGIVYFASALTSLGILAMDRLDPITPLDIPIVAEIVLLTGALFLVPCTILGMISPIVAKLAVSDLAKTGSTVGMIYAAGAAGSIVGTFLTGFVLISWFGTYAIVWGVAGILFVMGLLFLLAGRWQAMLLSALIVAGASTYASNDGWLKGPCVVETNYFCIKLYDIEEQGHPVRQLVLDHLVHSFVQLDDPKHLVYGYEKIYAEVAQSRKAYDPQLSVLMIGGGGYTFARYMDAEYPGSEMHVVEIDPGVTQVAYDRLALNREAKIVTFNEDARLFFTRPPNRKYDLILGDAFNHYSVPYHLTTKEFNDRVRAWLADDGMYVVNIIDGARGEFVRAYYYTLTKTFKYVYLAEGNPDWRHASRSFFVLVGADKELDLNAVAQFDGGDGDALFARTLASDERIRTMLNEAPLITLTDDYVPVDQMLASVHSGDVPNQ
- a CDS encoding PIG-L family deacetylase; the protein is MENEPQRVLVVLAHPDDPEFFCGATLAKWARQGRVIRYLLLTCGDKGSDNPDMTPEDLCIDRQGEQRAAARVIGAQDVVFLDYHDGELFNTLDVRRAIVREIRRFKPHVVVTGDPLSYIRPNGINHPDHRAAGAATLDAVFPAAGNRMYFPELLGEGLEPHAPKEVWLCVTQEPNLWVAVNDTFDIKLAALREHRSQIKDFAALEKRLRDRMRRADFDGEFYAESFRVIKF
- a CDS encoding amidohydrolase, which translates into the protein MPSCVTGNSVSRENDYNALVIIDSHTHLFSPEVIAQRERYAARDAFFGALYSGAVARMVGADELIAAMDAAGVDRAVVAGWCWQANEICVEQNSWLMDIARQYPDRVSVLATVQPNAGADAIRELHRCVEGGVVGVGELNADGQGFRLDDPGLMNLARELSDLGLPLMLHTNEPVGHVYPGKGKLAPAEIYAFVKAFPDLRIVLAHWGGGFPFYELMREVRKIARNVFYDSAASPLLYDIGIFRAVTNIVGSDKILFGSDFPLLLYPKRQREPSMDLFLNDIRAAGLSDDDLRNILGENAMRVVGARHLQNRATDVK